In Thiovibrio frasassiensis, one DNA window encodes the following:
- a CDS encoding AAA family ATPase, which yields MSQNIKFTPTFVQTKNVREFDTLMKGLMIGKGGSGEGDERLACVSGRAGRGKTRTTQTWAARNGCAYIETVSVWSELDFLKKLCLELGVRQISHRRGPCFDAIIDVMLSNPNRPVFIDEIERFGQRYLEIIRDLAKITGGIIVLIGEEELPHLMKQNRRVWSRTYRAMEFEPVSPSDIVTYVAQTTTLPLGAKATEVMHKASGGDLRIVRRDTINLVHAVNSLKRTGEVDAELAGIACKCGLRG from the coding sequence ATGAGTCAGAATATAAAATTCACCCCGACGTTTGTCCAGACAAAAAACGTGCGCGAGTTCGACACGTTGATGAAGGGACTGATGATCGGCAAAGGCGGATCAGGCGAAGGCGACGAGCGGCTTGCCTGCGTGTCCGGCCGGGCCGGGCGCGGCAAGACCCGCACCACCCAGACCTGGGCGGCAAGAAACGGCTGCGCTTACATCGAGACCGTGTCGGTGTGGAGCGAGCTGGATTTCTTGAAAAAGCTATGTCTGGAGTTGGGGGTACGGCAAATCAGCCATCGCCGGGGCCCATGCTTCGACGCCATTATCGACGTCATGTTGTCAAACCCCAACAGGCCGGTCTTTATCGACGAGATCGAGCGGTTCGGCCAGCGCTACCTGGAGATCATCCGTGATCTGGCCAAGATCACCGGCGGAATCATCGTGCTGATCGGAGAAGAGGAGCTGCCCCACCTGATGAAACAGAACCGCCGGGTCTGGTCCCGTACATACCGCGCCATGGAGTTTGAGCCGGTAAGCCCCTCGGATATCGTCACCTATGTTGCCCAGACCACCACCCTGCCCCTGGGGGCAAAGGCGACGGAGGTGATGCACAAGGCCTCCGGCGGGGATCTCCGGATCGTGCGGCGGGACACCATCAATCTGGTTCATGCCGTAAACAGCCTCAAGCGCACCGGAGAAGTGGACGCAGAGCTGGCCGGGATCGCCTGCAAGTGCGGGCTCAGGGGGTAG
- a CDS encoding DUF3164 family protein, with the protein MDWLSLLRKAVEVEGGQAAVGRKIDYSAPTISQVLGGTYNGSTDAIRDKVLAIYGGRTLDTKPVPEGYMKNGVGNLVPIESIKEIDLVRDRFVRDVVAKAEKVSEMLTEFKQLVAGDIQAFLELSAEKYKADMGGSRGNVSLTSFDGKYKVLRAVADRLEFDERLQAAKSLIDECLREWTKDSGSEIRALIDQAFQVDKKGKINAKRIISLRQLKIEHPTWLRAMEAIGDALTVTGSRDYYRVYERDERGEYQQIPLDFSGV; encoded by the coding sequence ATGGACTGGCTCAGCCTGCTGCGTAAAGCGGTAGAGGTCGAGGGCGGCCAGGCTGCGGTGGGCCGCAAAATAGACTACAGCGCGCCCACCATCAGTCAGGTGTTGGGCGGGACATACAACGGCAGCACCGATGCGATCCGCGACAAGGTGCTGGCAATCTACGGAGGAAGGACATTGGACACGAAACCTGTGCCGGAAGGCTATATGAAAAACGGGGTTGGCAATCTGGTCCCCATCGAGAGCATCAAAGAGATCGATCTGGTCCGCGACCGGTTTGTCCGGGACGTGGTGGCCAAGGCCGAAAAAGTGAGCGAGATGCTCACCGAATTCAAGCAGCTCGTGGCTGGCGATATCCAGGCATTCCTGGAGCTTTCCGCAGAGAAATACAAGGCTGATATGGGCGGATCCAGGGGCAACGTGAGTCTGACTAGCTTCGACGGCAAGTACAAGGTGCTGCGGGCCGTGGCCGACCGGCTGGAGTTTGACGAACGGCTGCAAGCGGCCAAGAGCCTGATCGATGAGTGCTTGCGGGAGTGGACCAAGGACAGCGGCAGCGAGATCCGGGCCTTGATCGATCAGGCCTTCCAGGTTGATAAAAAAGGCAAGATCAACGCCAAGCGCATTATCAGCCTGCGCCAGCTCAAGATCGAGCACCCTACCTGGCTGCGGGCCATGGAGGCCATCGGCGACGCCCTAACCGTGACCGGCTCCCGCGACTACTACCGGGTGTATGAGCGGGACGAGCGAGGGGAGTATCAACAGATCCCGCTTGATTTTTCGGGGGTGTGA